A region of the Bacillus sp. NP247 genome:
ACCTATGTCTCATGGTTCTCGCTATCACCGTCGTCCAGGTTCAATGGGCCCAGTTGCTCCGAACCGTGTATTCAAAGGCAAAAAACTTGCTGGACGTATGGGTGGAGACCAAGTTACTATCCAAAACTTAGAAATCGTTCAAGTTGACACTGAGCGCAACTTATTACTAGTAAAAGGTAACGTTCCAGGTGCTAAGAAATCTCTTGTAGTTGTTCAAGGCGCTGTGAAGGTTAGCAAATAATTCACAATAGGAAGGAGGAATTCCAATGCCAAAAGTTACTGTATATAACCAAACTGGTTCACAGGTTGGTGAAATCGAATTAGCTGAAGCTATTTTCGGTATCGAACCAAATGAAGCTGTACTTTTCGAAGCTGTAATGATGCAACGTGCATCTTTACGTCAAGGTACACACAAAGTAAAAACTCGCTCTGAAGTTCGCGGTGGTGGTCGTAAACCATGGCGTCAAAAAGGAACTGGACGTGCTCGTCAAGGTTCTATCCGCTCTCCTCAATGGCGTGGTGGTGGTACGGTATTCGGACCTACACCAAGAAGCTATGCGTACAAACTTCCTAAGAAAGTTCGTCGTTTAGCGATTAAATCTGCATTAGCTACTAAAGTAGTTGAGAACAACATTGTAGTTCTTGAGGACCTAGTGTTAAATGCACCAAAAACAAAAGACATGGTAGCAGTACTTAAAGGATTAACTGTTGAGAAGAAAGCTCTTATCGTAACTGCTGATGCAAACGAATCTGTAGAGTTATCTGCTCGCAATATCCCTGGAGTAACAGTAATCACTGCTGATGGCGTAAACGTGCTAGATGTGCTTCATCATGATAAGCTAATCATGACAAAAGCGGCAGTGGAAAAAGTAGAGGAGGTGCTTGCATAATGAGAGATCCTCGTGATATCATTAAGCGCCCAGTTATCACTGAACGTTCTATGGAAATGATGGCTGAAAAAAAATACACGTTCGACGTGGACGTTAAATCTAATAAAACAGAAGTTAAAGACGCTATTGAAGCGATCTTTGGTGTTAATGTAGACAAAGTAAACATCATGAACTACAAGCCGAAAGCAAAACGTGTTGGTCGTCACGCTGGTTTTACTAGCCGTCGTCGTAAAGCAATCGTTAAGCTAACTGCTGACAGCAAAGAAATCGAAATCTTCCAAGGCGTTTAATTCTTACTAAAGAAGGAGGGAAATTGAGATGGGAATTAAAAAGTATAATCCAACTACTAACGGTCGTCGTAACATGACTACGAATGATTTCGCTGAAATCACGACTGACAGACCGGAAAAGTCTTTACTTGCTCCTTTAAGCAAAAAGGCTGGTCGTAATAACCAAGGTAAAATTACTGTACGTCATCAAGGTGGCGGACATAAGCGTCAATACCGTATCATCGACTTTAAGCGTAATAAAGATGGAATTCCAGGACGCGTTGCTACGATCGAATATGATCCAAACCGCTCTGCGAATATCGCATTAATTAACTACGTTGACGGTGAAAAACGTTACATTCTTGCTCCTAAAACTTTAGAAGTAGGTATGGAAGTTATGTCTGGCCCTGAAGCTGACATTAAAATCGGTAACGCATTACCATTAATCAACATTCCAGTAGGTACTGTTGTTCATAACATCGAGCTTAAGCCTGGTCGTGGCGGACAATTAGTTCGTTCTGCTGGTACATCTGCTCAAGTACTTGGTAAAGAAGGAAAATACGTACTTGTACGTTTAACTTCTGGTGAAGTACGTCTTGTATTATCTGCTTGTCGCGCTTCAATCGGTCAAGTTGGTAACGAACAACACGAACTTATCAAAATCGGTAAAGCAGGTCGCTCTCGCTGGTTAGGTAAGCGCCCAACAGTTCGTGGTTCTGTAATGAACCCGGTTGATCACCCACACGGTGGTGGTGAAGGTCGCTCTCCAATCGGACGTAAGTCTCCAATGTCTCCATGGGGTAAACCAACTCTTGGATTCAAGACTCGTAAGAAAAACAAAGCGTCTGATAAATTTATCGTTCGTCGTCGTAAAAAATAATGGGATTGTAGTACGGTTCGCTTCAAGAACCGTACGCCAATCACGAAGGGAGGCACCAAAATGGCTCGTAGCTTAAAAAAAGGACCATTTGTCGATGATCACTTAATGAGCAAAATGGAAAAATTAGTTGCATCTGAGCAAAAACAAGTTGTTAAAACTTGGTCTCGCCGTTCAACTATCTTCCCTCAGTTCATCGGACACACAATCGCTGTATATGATGGTCGTAAACACGTACCTGTGTACATCACTGAGGATATGGTTGGCCATAAGTTAGGTGAATTCGCACCAACTCGTACGTATAAAGGTCACCTTGCTGACGATAAGAAAACTAGAAGATAATGAGAGGAGGCACTTCAATGCAAGCTAAAGCAGTAGCGAGAACAGTTCGTATTGCTCCTCGTAAAGTTCGTTTAGTAGTAGACTTAATCCGAGGTAAGCAAGTGGGTGAAGCGATTGCTATCCTTAACCACACACCAAAAACTGCTTCTCCAGTTGTAGAAAAAGTTTTAAAATCTGCAATCGCAAATGCAGAGCACAATTATGAGATGGATATTAACAACCTAGTTGTTGAAAAAGTCTTCGTTGACGAAGGTCCAACGTTGAAACGTTTCCGTCCACGTGCAATGGGCCGTGCAAGCCAAATTAACAAACGCACAAGCCACATCACAGTTGTGGTATCAGAAAAGAAGGAGGGATAATCGATGGGTCAGAAGGTTAATCCAATTGGTCTTCGTGTCGGTGTTATCCGTGACTGGGAATCTCGTTGGTTCGCTGAGAAAGATTACGCTACATTATTACATGAAGACATCAAAATCCGTGAGTACATTACTGTACGCTTAAAAGATTCTGCTGTTGCTAAAGTAGAAATCGAACGTGCAGCAAATCGTGTAAATGTTACAATTCACACTGCAAAACCTGGTATGGTAATTGGTAAAGGTGGTACTGAAGTTGAAGCACTTCGTAAAGCACTTAACCAATTAACAGGCAAGCGTGTACACATTAACATTTTAGAAGTTAAGAGAGCTGATCTTAACGCTAAATTAGTAGGCGAAAACATCGCTCGTCAATTAGAAAACCGTGTATCATTCCGTCGTGCACAAAAGCAAGTTATTCAACGTGCTATGCGTGCAGGAGCAAAAGGTATTAAAACACAGGTTTCTGGTCGTCTTGGCGGAGCTGATATCGCTCGTGCTGAATCTTACAGTGAAGGAACTGTTCCACTTCATACACTTCGCGCTGATATTGACTATGCAGCAGTTGAAGCTGATACAACATACGGTAAATTAGGCGTAAAAGTATGGATCTACCGTGGAGAAGTCCTTCCTACAAAAAAGAAAGCTTCTGAGGAAGGAGGAAAATAATATGTTAATGCCAAAACGCGTAAAATATCGTAGAGAGCATCGTGGTAAAATGCGTGGTCGTGCAAAAGGTGGAACTGAAATTGCTTTCGGTGAATTCGGTTTACAAGCACAAGCTGCTTCATGGATTACAAACCGTCAAATCGAAGCTGCTCGTCGTGCAATGACTCGTTACATGAAACGTGGCGGTAAAGTATGGATTAAAATTTTCCCTTCTAAACCTTACACTGCAAAACCTCTAGAAGTACGTATGGGTTCCGGTAAAGGGGCACCAGAAGGCTGGGTAGCAGTAGTAAAACCTGGGAAAATTATGTTTGAAATCGCGGGTGTATCTGAAGAGGTAGCACGCGAAGCATTACGTCTTGCAGCTCACAAGTTACCTGTGAAATGTAAATTCGTAAAACGTGAAGAAAATGGTGGTGAATCTAATGAAAACTAATGATATTCGTGAATTAACCACTGCCGAAATCGAAACAAAAGTTAAAGCTTTAAAGGAAGAATTATTCAATCTTCGCTTCCAACTTGCTACAGGACAATTAGAGAATCCAACTCGCATCCGTGAAGTGCGTAAAGCGATTGCTCGTATGAAAACTGTAGTTCGTGAAAGAGAGATCGGAATTAATCGATAAATTGAGGGGAGGTTTGCATAGTGAGCGAACGTAACCAACGCAAAGTTTATACTGGTCGTGTTGTGTCTGATAAAATGGACAAAACGATTACAGTTTTAGTTGAAACTTACAAAACTCATTCCTTGTACGGAAAACGTGTTAAGTATTCTAAAAAGTACAAAGCCCATGATGAGCAAAACCAAGCAAAACTTGGCGATATCGTTAAAATCATGGAAACTCGCCCGCTTTCTGCTACTAAGCGTTTCCGTTTAGTTGAAATCGTTGAAGAAGCGGTTGTTATCTAAATAGACGAATCGGAATTTTTAGTCCGAAGGGAGGTTTCATAACATGATCCAACAAGAATCTCGTTTGAAAGTTGCTGACAACTCTGGTGCACGTGAACTTTTAACAATTAAAGTATTGGGCGGCTCTGGTCGTAAATATGCTAACATTGGTGATATTATCGTTGCTACGGTAAAACAAGCAACACCAGGTGGCGTTGTTAAAAAAGGTGACGTTGTTAAGGCAGTAGTGGTACGTACGAAGAGCGGAGCTCGTCGTCCGGACGGTTCTTACATTAAATTTGATGAAAACGCAGCGGTTATCATCAAAGACGATAAGAGCCCACGTGGTACTCGTATCTTCGGACCAGTAGCTCGTGAATTACGTGATAGCAACTTCATGAAGATCGTTTCTTTAGCTCCAGAAGTTCTATAATTTAAGGTATTGCCTTGCTAAGGAGGTGCAGAATTAAGATGCATGTAAAAAAAGGTGATAAAGTTCAGGTAATCACTGGTAAAGACAAAGGAAAACAAGGCGTTATCCTTGTGGCTTTCCCAAAGCAAAACCGTGTTATCGTTGAGGGTGTTAACATCGTTAAAAAACACTCTAAGCCATCTCAATTAAATCCACAAGGTGGAATTATTACGAAAGAAGCACCTATTCACGTTTCTAATGTTATGGTATTAGATCCGAAAACAGGCGAACCTACTCGCGTAGGCTTCAAAGTAGAAGATGGTAAAAAAGTTCGTATTGCAAAAAAATCTGGTGAATTATTAGATAAATAATTTTCTTAAGAAAGGAGGTCACTTCATTGAATCGCCTTAAAGAGAAGTTCCAAAAGGAAATTACTCCTGCTCTAATGAGCAAGTTTAACTATAAATCTGTGATGGAAGTACCGAAAATCGAAAAGATCGTAATCAACACTGGTGTTGGTGACGCGGTATCTAACTCAAAAGCTTTAGACAATGCAGTAGAAGAATTAACTCAAATCGCAGGTCAAAAACCTGTTGTAACTCGCGCTAAAAAATCAATCGCTGGTTTCCGTCTTCGTGAAGGTATGCCAATCGGTGCGAAAGTAACTTTACGCGGACAACAAATGTATGAGTTCTTCGACAAATTAGTATCAGTTTCTTTACCACGTGTACGTGATTTCCGTGGTGTTTCTAAGAAATCATTCGATGGTCGCGGGAACTACACATTAGGTGTTAAAGAGCAACTAATTTTCCCTGAGATTGATTATGATAAAGTAAGTAAAGTCCGCGGTATGGACATCGTAATCGTTACTACAGCGAAAACTGATGAAGAAGCTCGTGAACTTTTAACACAATTCGGTATGCCATTCCAAAAATAATGGAAGCCAACGCTAAGTAGAGGAGGCGAAAACGTGGCTAAAAAATCTATGATCGCGAAACAAAAGCGTACTCCTAAGTTTAAAGTACAAGAGTATACACGTTGCGAACGCTGCGGTCGTCCGCATTCTGTATACCGCAAATTTAAGCTTTGCCGTATTTGTTTCCGTGAACTTGCATATAAAGGTCAAATTCCTGGTGTTAAAAAAGCTAGTTGGTAAAACCCACAAATGGGAAGGAGGTAAAACACATGGTGATGACAGATCCAATTGCAGACATGCTTACTCGCATCCGTAATGCGAATATGGTACGTCATGAGAAATTAGAGGTTCCTGCTTCTAAAATCAAAAAAGAGATCGCTGATCTTTTAAAACGTGAAGGTTTCATTCGTGATGTAGAATACATCGGGGATAACAAACAAGGTATCCTTCGTATTTTCCTGAAATATGGTGCAAACAATGAACGTGTAATCACTGGATTAAAACGTATCAGTAAACCTGGCTTACGCGTTTACGCAAAAGCTGATGAAGTACCACGTGTACTTAACGGATTAGGTATCGCTCTTGTTTCTACATCTAAGGGAGTAATGACAGACAAAGATGCTCGTCAATTACAAACTGGTGGAGAAGTAGTAGCATACGTTTGGTAATATATATTTAAAACGAACGGAGGTGTGACCACATGTCTCGTATTGGTAAAAAGATTCTTGAAATCCCTGCAGGTGTTACTATTACAGTTGCAGAAGACAATACTGTAACAGTAAAAGGCCCTAAAGGTGAATTAACTCGTACTTTCAAAACTGATATGT
Encoded here:
- the rplD gene encoding 50S ribosomal protein L4, which translates into the protein MPKVTVYNQTGSQVGEIELAEAIFGIEPNEAVLFEAVMMQRASLRQGTHKVKTRSEVRGGGRKPWRQKGTGRARQGSIRSPQWRGGGTVFGPTPRSYAYKLPKKVRRLAIKSALATKVVENNIVVLEDLVLNAPKTKDMVAVLKGLTVEKKALIVTADANESVELSARNIPGVTVITADGVNVLDVLHHDKLIMTKAAVEKVEEVLA
- the rplW gene encoding 50S ribosomal protein L23, whose protein sequence is MRDPRDIIKRPVITERSMEMMAEKKYTFDVDVKSNKTEVKDAIEAIFGVNVDKVNIMNYKPKAKRVGRHAGFTSRRRKAIVKLTADSKEIEIFQGV
- the rplB gene encoding 50S ribosomal protein L2, with protein sequence MGIKKYNPTTNGRRNMTTNDFAEITTDRPEKSLLAPLSKKAGRNNQGKITVRHQGGGHKRQYRIIDFKRNKDGIPGRVATIEYDPNRSANIALINYVDGEKRYILAPKTLEVGMEVMSGPEADIKIGNALPLINIPVGTVVHNIELKPGRGGQLVRSAGTSAQVLGKEGKYVLVRLTSGEVRLVLSACRASIGQVGNEQHELIKIGKAGRSRWLGKRPTVRGSVMNPVDHPHGGGEGRSPIGRKSPMSPWGKPTLGFKTRKKNKASDKFIVRRRKK
- the rpsS gene encoding 30S ribosomal protein S19, yielding MARSLKKGPFVDDHLMSKMEKLVASEQKQVVKTWSRRSTIFPQFIGHTIAVYDGRKHVPVYITEDMVGHKLGEFAPTRTYKGHLADDKKTRR
- the rplV gene encoding 50S ribosomal protein L22, whose amino-acid sequence is MQAKAVARTVRIAPRKVRLVVDLIRGKQVGEAIAILNHTPKTASPVVEKVLKSAIANAEHNYEMDINNLVVEKVFVDEGPTLKRFRPRAMGRASQINKRTSHITVVVSEKKEG
- the rpsC gene encoding 30S ribosomal protein S3, whose protein sequence is MGQKVNPIGLRVGVIRDWESRWFAEKDYATLLHEDIKIREYITVRLKDSAVAKVEIERAANRVNVTIHTAKPGMVIGKGGTEVEALRKALNQLTGKRVHINILEVKRADLNAKLVGENIARQLENRVSFRRAQKQVIQRAMRAGAKGIKTQVSGRLGGADIARAESYSEGTVPLHTLRADIDYAAVEADTTYGKLGVKVWIYRGEVLPTKKKASEEGGK
- the rplP gene encoding 50S ribosomal protein L16, which codes for MLMPKRVKYRREHRGKMRGRAKGGTEIAFGEFGLQAQAASWITNRQIEAARRAMTRYMKRGGKVWIKIFPSKPYTAKPLEVRMGSGKGAPEGWVAVVKPGKIMFEIAGVSEEVAREALRLAAHKLPVKCKFVKREENGGESNEN
- the rpmC gene encoding 50S ribosomal protein L29, with the translated sequence MKTNDIRELTTAEIETKVKALKEELFNLRFQLATGQLENPTRIREVRKAIARMKTVVREREIGINR
- the rpsQ gene encoding 30S ribosomal protein S17, which gives rise to MSERNQRKVYTGRVVSDKMDKTITVLVETYKTHSLYGKRVKYSKKYKAHDEQNQAKLGDIVKIMETRPLSATKRFRLVEIVEEAVVI
- the rplN gene encoding 50S ribosomal protein L14, translating into MIQQESRLKVADNSGARELLTIKVLGGSGRKYANIGDIIVATVKQATPGGVVKKGDVVKAVVVRTKSGARRPDGSYIKFDENAAVIIKDDKSPRGTRIFGPVARELRDSNFMKIVSLAPEVL
- the rplX gene encoding 50S ribosomal protein L24, whose amino-acid sequence is MHVKKGDKVQVITGKDKGKQGVILVAFPKQNRVIVEGVNIVKKHSKPSQLNPQGGIITKEAPIHVSNVMVLDPKTGEPTRVGFKVEDGKKVRIAKKSGELLDK
- the rplE gene encoding 50S ribosomal protein L5: MNRLKEKFQKEITPALMSKFNYKSVMEVPKIEKIVINTGVGDAVSNSKALDNAVEELTQIAGQKPVVTRAKKSIAGFRLREGMPIGAKVTLRGQQMYEFFDKLVSVSLPRVRDFRGVSKKSFDGRGNYTLGVKEQLIFPEIDYDKVSKVRGMDIVIVTTAKTDEEARELLTQFGMPFQK
- the rpsN gene encoding 30S ribosomal protein S14, coding for MAKKSMIAKQKRTPKFKVQEYTRCERCGRPHSVYRKFKLCRICFRELAYKGQIPGVKKASW
- the rpsH gene encoding 30S ribosomal protein S8, which codes for MVMTDPIADMLTRIRNANMVRHEKLEVPASKIKKEIADLLKREGFIRDVEYIGDNKQGILRIFLKYGANNERVITGLKRISKPGLRVYAKADEVPRVLNGLGIALVSTSKGVMTDKDARQLQTGGEVVAYVW